The proteins below come from a single Methanothrix thermoacetophila PT genomic window:
- the csa3 gene encoding CRISPR-associated CARF protein Csa3, producing the protein MKTYVSPLGFDSSQLISLIVKYGIEGGDRIVLVRPADERDKRGELAVQAIRDLSIQIDSSIDLQIHRVDHRDFEGMVLSLRDLLRSSEGKLIVNLSGGPREIFLAFTIACLCVSDRIYKATNFSDIDRSLKEIELPNIKASLDERYLRILKDVEEHQPTNIMDIAKRLNISESSVSRQVATLAELKAVDVTQRGKTKEVRITITGKLFL; encoded by the coding sequence ATGAAGACATACGTCTCCCCATTAGGCTTCGATTCTTCCCAGCTGATCTCTCTGATAGTGAAGTACGGTATAGAAGGGGGTGACAGGATCGTCCTGGTGCGTCCTGCGGATGAGAGGGACAAGCGCGGCGAGCTTGCAGTCCAGGCGATCAGGGATCTATCCATCCAGATCGACAGTTCGATTGATCTTCAGATTCACAGGGTTGATCACCGGGATTTTGAGGGCATGGTGCTCTCCCTCAGAGACCTGCTCAGGAGCTCAGAGGGCAAACTCATAGTGAACCTCTCAGGCGGTCCGAGGGAGATATTTCTGGCCTTCACGATCGCCTGCCTCTGCGTCAGCGACAGGATCTACAAGGCGACGAACTTCAGCGATATAGATCGATCCCTCAAGGAGATCGAGCTACCGAACATCAAGGCCTCTCTTGATGAAAGGTATCTAAGGATTCTGAAAGATGTAGAGGAGCATCAGCCGACAAACATAATGGATATAGCAAAGCGCCTCAACATATCTGAAAGCTCCGTATCCAGACAGGTCGCAACTCTGGCAGAACTCAAGGCGGTGGATGTAACACAAAGGGGCAAGACGAAGGAGGTAAGGATAACAATCACCGGAAAGCTCTTTCTGTGA
- a CDS encoding DUF4064 domain-containing protein has protein sequence MSRNAELALGIVGGLFGILTGIIVMFIGGIGGAVGAEGAETVTVLGFGAILFGIIGIVGGALVTHNHRAGGALMLLSGILGFVTTSAFWIIAGLILIAGGIMALRSQPTPDQRSSGAAI, from the coding sequence ATGAGCAGAAATGCTGAGCTTGCTTTGGGTATTGTGGGAGGACTGTTCGGAATACTGACCGGAATAATCGTCATGTTCATAGGAGGCATTGGCGGCGCGGTTGGCGCGGAGGGCGCTGAGACGGTGACCGTTCTGGGATTTGGTGCCATACTGTTCGGTATCATCGGCATCGTGGGTGGTGCGCTCGTGACGCACAACCACAGAGCCGGAGGCGCACTGATGCTTCTCAGCGGAATACTCGGCTTCGTGACGACATCTGCTTTCTGGATCATCGCAGGACTCATACTGATCGCCGGTGGGATAATGGCACTGAGATCACAACCCACACCAGACCAGCGGAGCAGCGGGGCGGCTATATGA
- the cas6 gene encoding CRISPR system precrRNA processing endoribonuclease RAMP protein Cas6, producing MPHKITLIARPVDTFEVPSSEGYQLYSALLNIIRQEDKDVATHAHDSPLSNLSLSPLRGAFMPGDRPRHKKLDPACSYSMKIGIVDSRESELFSSIVRQLVLQERRLVLEKGELQVERVSTSASSFAELLSPSCDHEDPGVDIRFISPTCIQYRNSGVCEMFPHREAVFSSLLAKWNSSCPDGFKMDIERDEMARFIIERPVSYETHSAMVNTVFDRKKGHHRPILRPGFTGRCIYTFTDDAPDDVRNGILALSRFAEFSGIGSAVARGCGAVEVRICKSDKISTGPAR from the coding sequence ATGCCTCATAAGATAACACTGATAGCAAGACCCGTGGACACATTCGAGGTGCCATCGAGTGAAGGATATCAGCTGTATTCTGCGCTCCTCAACATAATAAGACAAGAAGATAAGGATGTTGCAACGCACGCACATGATTCCCCTCTGAGCAATCTATCGCTGAGCCCATTGCGCGGCGCCTTCATGCCTGGAGATCGTCCGAGGCACAAGAAGCTCGATCCAGCATGCAGCTACTCAATGAAGATCGGCATAGTTGATTCCAGGGAGAGCGAGCTTTTCTCATCCATAGTGAGACAGCTGGTCCTCCAGGAGAGGCGTCTCGTGCTGGAGAAGGGCGAGCTCCAGGTCGAGAGGGTCAGCACATCGGCCTCAAGCTTCGCGGAGCTGCTTTCGCCTTCATGCGATCACGAGGACCCTGGCGTGGATATCAGGTTCATCTCGCCCACATGCATACAGTACAGGAACAGCGGTGTCTGCGAGATGTTCCCTCACCGTGAGGCTGTCTTCTCATCCCTGCTGGCCAAATGGAACTCATCGTGCCCGGATGGATTCAAGATGGATATCGAGAGGGACGAGATGGCCAGGTTCATCATCGAACGGCCGGTATCATATGAAACTCACAGCGCGATGGTGAACACAGTATTCGATAGGAAAAAGGGCCATCACAGACCGATCCTGAGGCCTGGATTCACAGGCAGATGCATCTACACATTCACGGACGATGCGCCTGATGACGTGAGAAATGGGATACTGGCTCTATCGAGATTCGCTGAGTTCAGCGGCATCGGAAGCGCTGTGGCGAGGGGATGCGGAGCCGTCGAGGTGCGCATCTGCAAGTCAGATAAAATCTCCACAGGCCCCGCACGATAA